CAGCTAGCCAATGCGCTTGTGGGCTATCTGGCTAGCGTAACGTTTTATTTCACAGAATCTTGGAGACATGGTGAAAGATGTTAATAAGCCAAAGGGGAAGACATCTGCGTATGCTTTCTTCGTCAAAACATGCCGCGAGGAGCATAAGATAAAAAGTCCGGGCACATCGGTGAACTTTGCGGAGTTCTCAAAGGAATGTTCGGAGCGGTGGAAGGTAGGTAACAATGGAATTGCCATTGGAGGAGGCGTTGCCTATGTTATGGCTGGTGTCCGCTGCCGTTCTAGTTATAGATGGAAATTTAAATGCTGATATCGTCTTTTTCAGTGTAGCTAGGTGGCTAGAGTTGGTTCGCATGACGTTTTcgttagaaaataatgtagctaATGCAAGGCTGTTTTTAGATCCTGACGGCAAAGGAAAAGGGCCTGTTTGAGGACAGGGCGAAAGTCGACAAAGCTCGCTACGACCGCGAGATGAGAAGCTACATACCTCCTAAAGGCTCCAAGAAAAGGAAGGTTAAGGATCCCAATGCCCCAAAGCGTCCCCCGTAAGTAGCTAAAATACGAAGGACAATTTCTAtactaaattaaatgtgtgattATCCGAATGAATATCTAAAACGGCgtgtttttgtgttcattttgtacCAGATCCGCGTTCTTCGTGTTCTGTTCCGAGCACCGTGCGGCCCTGAAAAGCGAGAATCCGGGCATCACTATTGGAGAAATAGCGAAGAAGCTCGGAGAGATGTGGGCTAGACAATCACCCGCAGACAAGGCCCCGTTTGAGCAGAAGGCTGCAAAACTGAGGGAGAAATATGAGAAGGTACCCggagttctttttttctcgAGGTGTGGAAACACTCAGATGCGCATCTGCTGTACTGTGTTCACGTGCATATTTACCTTCCAACAGGATGTTGCAGCCTATCGTGGAAAGGGCATTGCTGGC
The nucleotide sequence above comes from Anguilla rostrata isolate EN2019 chromosome 7, ASM1855537v3, whole genome shotgun sequence. Encoded proteins:
- the LOC135260052 gene encoding high mobility group protein B2-like, which gives rise to MVKDVNKPKGKTSAYAFFVKTCREEHKIKSPGTSVNFAEFSKECSERWKILTAKEKGLFEDRAKVDKARYDREMRSYIPPKGSKKRKVKDPNAPKRPPSAFFVFCSEHRAALKSENPGITIGEIAKKLGEMWARQSPADKAPFEQKAAKLREKYEKDVAAYRGKGIAGQMGLPGQSLGSAKVEPMEDDDDEDDDEDDGDEDDD